The sequence below is a genomic window from Salinispira pacifica.
CAATATGGTATATTCTCGGAAAGGCATATTTTCATAAAGGGCCGTATTATTACGATCTTTCTGAAAAATATCTGTCCTTGGCTGAAGACTCGGGCTTTACTGCCGATGATATTCTGGAATACCTTGGAGTTATTCATCTGGATTATGGTGAAATCGATTCAGGGATTTCCTACATCAGGCAGGCCATACAAAACAGTCCCCGTGCGGTTCTGTTCCTGACCATTGCGGAAGCGTATGAGGAACAGGGGAATACCGGCGAGGCTCTGGAATACTATGAGGAAGCTCTGAACCGAAGCGAGGACAGCTTTTTACGCCAGGAAGCATCTCTGGGAAAGGGCCGGACTCTTTTCCGGATGGAAGAATTTGACAGGGCACAGGAAATATTTGAAGCGATTATAGATCGGAACAGTCAATCAGCCCAAGCCTACTTTTACCTTGGTGAGATCTTTGCCGAAGCAGGAGATATGGTCAAAGCCAGGGCTCAATGGCGGGAAGCCTATAACCAGGACCGGACATTCAGACCGGCACTGGAACGGCTTCAGTCATAACGCAGGTCGGAAACCGGCGGTGGATGCAATGCTGGTAATCCCGCCTGC
It includes:
- a CDS encoding tetratricopeptide repeat protein produces the protein MRNSEAVLPDTENDQIQKEWDAQNYEQVAALTGAKLLDEPLNSRNLLYNGIANFYYALTLVNQDEREGHLNSSIHSLRKLLYDPPAGFQQTIWYILGKAYFHKGPYYYDLSEKYLSLAEDSGFTADDILEYLGVIHLDYGEIDSGISYIRQAIQNSPRAVLFLTIAEAYEEQGNTGEALEYYEEALNRSEDSFLRQEASLGKGRTLFRMEEFDRAQEIFEAIIDRNSQSAQAYFYLGEIFAEAGDMVKARAQWREAYNQDRTFRPALERLQS